A section of the Actinomycetota bacterium genome encodes:
- the recA gene encoding recombinase RecA: MDREKALQMALGQIEKQYGKGAVMRLGDNAHAMHIEAIPTGSLALDIALGVGGLPRGRIIELYGPESSGKTTVALQVIAEAQAAGGVAAFIDAEHALDPTYAGNIGVDIDSLLVSQPDTGEQALEIADMLIRSNAIDVLVVDSVAALVPRAEIEGEMGDTHVGLQARLMSQAMRKLTASVSKSKTCVIFINQIREKVGVMFGSPEVTPGGRALKFYSSVRLDVRRIESLKDGAEVVGNRVRAKVVKNKVAPPFRTCEFDIVFGKGISKEGSLLDVAVEKGVVKKSGAWFTFDGEQLGQGRENAKAFLGENVELARRIEMLVKAELNPNGQLPPPPALEDSLEPVEV; this comes from the coding sequence ATGGACAGAGAGAAGGCCCTGCAGATGGCCCTCGGCCAGATAGAGAAGCAGTACGGCAAGGGAGCCGTCATGCGCCTGGGGGACAACGCCCACGCGATGCACATCGAGGCGATCCCGACCGGCTCCCTGGCGCTGGACATCGCTCTCGGCGTCGGCGGGCTCCCGCGGGGGAGGATCATCGAGCTGTACGGACCGGAGAGCTCGGGGAAGACGACGGTCGCGCTCCAGGTGATCGCCGAGGCGCAGGCGGCAGGCGGGGTGGCGGCGTTCATCGACGCCGAGCATGCCCTCGACCCCACCTACGCCGGCAACATCGGGGTGGACATCGACTCCCTGCTCGTCTCCCAGCCGGACACGGGGGAGCAGGCGTTGGAGATCGCGGACATGCTGATCCGCTCGAACGCCATCGACGTCCTGGTCGTCGACTCGGTGGCGGCGCTCGTGCCCCGGGCGGAGATCGAGGGCGAGATGGGGGACACCCACGTCGGCCTGCAGGCCAGGCTGATGTCCCAGGCGATGCGGAAGCTGACCGCGTCGGTCTCCAAGTCCAAGACGTGCGTGATCTTCATCAACCAGATCCGTGAGAAGGTCGGCGTGATGTTCGGGAGCCCCGAGGTGACCCCGGGTGGACGCGCCCTGAAGTTCTACTCGTCGGTGCGTCTCGACGTCCGGCGGATCGAGTCCCTGAAGGACGGGGCCGAGGTGGTCGGCAACCGGGTCCGGGCCAAGGTGGTGAAGAACAAGGTGGCGCCGCCCTTCCGCACCTGCGAGTTCGACATCGTGTTCGGCAAGGGGATCTCGAAGGAGGGGTCGCTCCTCGACGTCGCGGTCGAGAAGGGCGTGGTCAAGAAGTCGGGAGCGTGGTTCACCTTCGACGGCGAGCAGCTCGGGCAGGGTCGCGAGAACGCGAAGGCGTTCCTCGGCGAGAACGTCGAGCTCGCCCGGCGCATCGAGATGCTCGTGAAGGCCGAGCTGAACCCCAACGGGCAGCTCCCGCCGCCTCCCGCCCTCGAGGACTCCCTGGAACCGGTCGAGGTCTAG
- the rny gene encoding ribonuclease Y, whose translation MEIILGMIIALLVGAGAGALVTRVAAQRRESSAQHRATELIRQAEADAEKRSTETLASAQQRADDLRRQAEREVAVLRAEVERREKSVAGIEEAVESRAATLDRREQKLEERERVLLQKESDLDRAKEEIAQHADRHRKALERVAGLSVADAKAQLIAEIEDEAKRDALALVRDFETRAREEADRRARKIVVTAIQRVGSEQAQEASVSVLQLPSEDMKGRIIGREGRNIRHFEQVTGVNLIIDDTPEAVLLSCFDPVRREAARITLEALVADGRIHPARIEEQYERARAQIEQEIKSAGEEAILEVGLTNVHPELVRALGRLKYRYSYGQNVLRHVIEASHVAGMIAAELGSDVKLAKRCTLFHDIGKAVAHEVEGSHAFVGAELARRLGESAQVCHAIEAHHGEIEMRTLEAVICQAADAISGGRPGARRESFEAYVKRLERLEEIAKGFKGVEKVYAMQAGREVRVMVAPGDVDDVAAQVMAREIAKKIEEELQYPGQIRVVVLREIRSVEYAR comes from the coding sequence ATGGAGATCATCCTCGGCATGATCATCGCCCTCCTCGTCGGTGCCGGCGCCGGCGCTCTCGTGACGAGGGTCGCAGCCCAACGTCGCGAGAGCTCTGCGCAGCACCGGGCCACCGAGCTGATCCGACAAGCCGAGGCGGATGCCGAGAAGCGGTCGACGGAGACCCTGGCTTCCGCACAGCAGCGCGCCGACGACCTGCGGCGACAGGCGGAGCGGGAGGTTGCCGTCCTGCGGGCCGAGGTCGAGAGGCGCGAGAAGTCGGTCGCCGGGATCGAGGAGGCCGTCGAGTCGAGGGCAGCGACGCTCGACCGGCGGGAGCAGAAGCTGGAGGAGCGCGAGCGGGTGTTGCTGCAGAAGGAGAGCGACCTCGACCGTGCCAAGGAGGAGATCGCTCAGCACGCCGACCGCCACCGCAAGGCGCTCGAACGGGTGGCCGGGCTGTCCGTCGCGGACGCGAAGGCGCAGCTCATCGCGGAGATCGAGGACGAGGCGAAGCGTGACGCGCTGGCTCTCGTCCGCGACTTCGAGACGCGGGCCCGGGAGGAGGCCGATCGACGGGCGCGCAAGATCGTCGTGACGGCGATCCAGCGGGTCGGGTCCGAGCAGGCCCAGGAGGCATCCGTCTCGGTCCTTCAGCTGCCGTCCGAGGACATGAAGGGCCGGATCATCGGGCGCGAGGGGCGCAACATCCGTCACTTCGAGCAGGTCACGGGCGTGAACCTCATCATCGACGACACGCCGGAGGCCGTCCTGCTCTCCTGCTTCGACCCGGTGCGGAGGGAGGCGGCCCGGATAACCCTCGAGGCCCTAGTGGCCGACGGCCGGATCCATCCGGCCCGTATCGAGGAGCAGTACGAGAGGGCCCGGGCCCAGATCGAGCAGGAGATCAAGTCCGCCGGTGAGGAGGCGATCCTCGAGGTAGGCCTGACGAACGTGCACCCTGAGCTCGTCCGGGCCCTTGGGCGGCTGAAGTACCGCTACAGCTACGGTCAGAACGTGCTCCGGCACGTGATCGAGGCTTCCCACGTGGCCGGGATGATCGCCGCCGAGCTGGGCTCGGACGTGAAGCTCGCGAAGCGGTGCACCCTGTTCCACGACATCGGCAAGGCGGTCGCCCACGAGGTCGAGGGCTCCCACGCCTTCGTGGGGGCCGAGCTGGCCCGCCGCCTGGGGGAGTCGGCCCAGGTATGCCACGCGATCGAGGCGCACCACGGCGAGATCGAGATGCGGACCCTCGAGGCGGTGATCTGCCAGGCGGCCGACGCCATCTCGGGCGGCCGTCCGGGAGCGCGGCGGGAGTCGTTCGAGGCCTACGTGAAGCGGCTCGAGCGCCTCGAGGAGATCGCCAAGGGGTTCAAGGGGGTCGAGAAGGTCTACGCGATGCAGGCGGGCCGGGAGGTCCGGGTCATGGTCGCCCCCGGCGACGTGGACGACGTCGCCGCCCAGGTCATGGCGCGCGAGATCGCCAAGAAGATCGAGGAGGAGCTGCAGTACCCGGGCCAGATCCGGGTCGTGGTCCTCCGGGAGATTCGGTCGGTGGAGTACGCCCGGTAG
- a CDS encoding EVE domain-containing protein gives MAYWLLKSEPDAYSIDDLERDGVACWDGVRSFQARNNLRAMEVGDRAFFYHSSCDPPGVAGVCEVVREAYPDHTAWEPGSRYHDPRSTPEEPLWFMPDVAFVERFPRYVTLAELRGVPELEEMVLLRRGMRLSVQPVTEAEWKVICDLGRTP, from the coding sequence ATGGCCTACTGGCTCCTGAAGTCCGAGCCGGACGCCTACTCGATCGACGACCTCGAACGTGACGGGGTCGCGTGCTGGGACGGGGTCCGCAGCTTCCAGGCGCGCAACAACCTGCGCGCGATGGAGGTGGGCGACCGCGCCTTCTTCTACCACTCGTCCTGCGACCCTCCGGGGGTGGCCGGGGTCTGCGAGGTCGTGAGGGAGGCCTACCCCGACCACACCGCGTGGGAGCCTGGCTCCCGATACCACGACCCCCGGTCCACGCCCGAGGAACCCCTGTGGTTCATGCCGGACGTGGCCTTCGTCGAGCGATTCCCGCGCTATGTGACCCTGGCCGAGCTGCGCGGGGTCCCGGAACTGGAGGAGATGGTGCTGCTGCGCCGGGGGATGAGGCTGTCCGTGCAGCCGGTCACGGAGGCGGAGTGGAAGGTGATCTGCGACCTGGGGAGGACGCCGTGA